The DNA sequence CCATTTCGGTCTATACCACGACGTTTTCTGTAGTGCCGAGATACATTCACCTCCTTGTTTCTATCAAGATTATTATTGTTCAGCCCTTCGTGACCCTATGGTCACTACTATGGCTTCTGCTGACTTCTTATGACAAGCTTTACTCCATGATTCCTCATGTCCATAAGACCTCCCCGGGTAAGAATGATAACCTTCCACTCGTGTCACTGCCTCATTTACTGTAAGAGATTCGTGCAGTATAGGATTTTACTTTGTACAGCAAGCTCGTCCGTCTCTATCCAGCCTTATATGAGATTTCTGTTCGTCAGTGCGAGTATTTGCGTCCGACTTCCTTCAGATTCCACCTCACGGTGGACACCCTTGTCATTCGCTAACAGTTCCTACTGCAAAGCCTGTAGTGGACTTTCACCACCAAGTTATCACCCATGCCGGGCACACTGTTGAAAAAACGCACAGTCGGCTGACTGTGCGTTTTTGTTTTTTCTATTTTTTTAGCCATTTTTTCAATGGATTTTTCTTCTTCAGGTTAGCCAAGACCTCTTTGACATCCTGATCCTTGGTTCCCATTTTCAGGCGCTCTTGCATTTTTTCGCGCATCAGCGTCTCGATGTTGCTGAGGTCCGGATACTTGCCGTCCTTTTCACCTTTTGCCACAACGGTCAGCACCTCGATGTAGCTCATCGCCAGCGCGGTCGTCAACACGGCAGCCGTGGCGCCGCTGATGACCCCTCCGACGATCGTCCCCGCACCGGGAATCAGCTTCAGCAGGTTGGACACGATGTACCGACCTAAATAAGTGGCTCCCCCTGTTCCGCCGACAGCGCCTATCACGCTGGTGATGGTGGCTTTATCCATCGAAATACCGAAAATGGCAGTAATGTGGGCCAGCATGCCGATCTGCATCGGCACAAGGACAGTCGCATCTGAAAAAGGGATCGGCGTGAACCCAACACCGAATGTGGTCACAATGTATTTTGTCGCCCAACTTCGGGATGCTTTCGCTTTACGCGCGATGTCCACCTGTTGGGCGTTGTTAAAAGCCTCTTTCGTCTCCTCCGGCAGCAACGCAAACGTCCGCTCGATCAATTCCTTCAATCCGCTCTGCGGAAGCACCAGTTCATCCGTGATGGCGTAAGGTTCCGCCATCACGTTCAGCACCCCGGCAATCGGCAAGTTCAGATTTTCAATGTATTGCTTCAGCTCGTTCGCAGGCTGACCGATCGATTGCGTCAGGACGACCAACACCGGCAATAATCCGGAAAGTTCTTCCATAAAGGCGATCTCCGATTCCTCGATGCGGGAGGAATGCGCATTGATGCAATAATAGACCAAATGGATCGCATTATCGGCCCCTTCCTTTTGGCTCTTCTTGATGGCATCGATGATTTCCCGTTTTACCTCGGTTTGAATCGGATGGCCCAATTCCAACCCGCGCGTATCATACAGCACAATCGGCATGCCTTCCCTCGCGATCCGCCGCAAGTGTTTCGTGACAGGTTTTCCGATTCCGGTCTCAGCCATCCGTTCCCGGAAGACATTGTTGATCAGCGTACTTTTCCCGACACCCGTCTTCCCCGCCAGCAGGATATTGACGGGATGCATGTTTTCCACTTCTTCTTTTGTCTTGTTCAGTATCTCCTGGACCACATTCAAATCAAGGTTTCCTCTTCCCATGACGCTTCCTCCTGTCGCTCAAACACAAACATGCTAATTTATGGTACGATCACGTTCCTCTGGTTATTTCCACCACGCTTTGGGAAATGAAATAATATCCGTACTCTCCCATCCGTTCCGGCGAGTCTTTCATGCCGTTCGTCACCCAGGAGTAGATCATCCCTTGGTAGGCGAAGGAAACGGCGGTGATCCAGTGTTCATAAGGTATAACAGTCTTTTTCGACCGGAGCTGATCTTCCAAACGTCCCCTCAGATAAGTGTTGAATTTGAGCGGAAAAGAGTAGCTGCTTCGCCCGTTGAAAAGAACACTGAAGAAGCGCTCGTTTTCTTTGATGTAACTGAAGATATCCGTGAACGCCTCGACCGTCTTTTGCCTGAATTCCGTTTCCGTTGCCCCGGATAAAGCTGTTTTCGTGATGGCTTTCCCTCTGTCCTGAAGTTCCAGAATCAGCGCATCGATATTCTTTTCCAACAAATCATGTTTATCGACATAATGCAGGTAAAAAGTTCCCCGATTCACTTTTGCCCGTCCGGTAAGTTCCCTCACCGTCACTTCTTCGATGGATTTTTCTTCCAACAGAGTTATCAACGCATGCAAAAGGTTTTTCTTTGTGGCTATGACGCGCTTGTCCTGCGATTGTTTATTAGGATTCATTGTTAGCTCCTGCTTCCAGAGTCTGATTCGGAATTCTTTTCTGATATAGACTTCCAAAATGCTAATATGATTATAGTATAGCCACCCCGAGATAACAAGTTTAACGGCCGCCCTTCCGGGAATCCTCCACGGCAAAAAAACTGCTCCAGCCCATTGAATGGACCGAAGCAGTTTTTTTCCGATAGAAGGCAGGCTTACACTATTGCCGTCAATTAATCGTCGTTGCTTCCGCCGCCGAAAAGCAACAGCAGACGGAGCAGTTGCAGGAAGCTCATGAAGGCCGCCGCGACATACGTCATGGCTGCTGCGACAAGAACTTTGCGGGCTTTCGGCACTTCTTGCGCATTCAGGATGCCACCGTTCGACAGAATCTTCAGCGCGCGTCCGGATGCATTGAATTCGACAGGCAATGTGACCACTTGGAACAAAAAGCTGAACGAGAAGAAGAGGATCCCCAAATTGAGGAACGTCTGGTTCATGCCCGCAAATACGCCGATCATGATCATCGGCATGGATACCATCTGACCAAAATTGGCGGCTGGGAACAACCCGGCACGCAAGCGCAACGGAATGTAATTTTTTTGGTCCTGGATTGCGTGACCGACTTCATGGGCAGCGACGCCGATAGCCGCAACCGAAGTCGAGTTGGCTGTCGTGTCTGAAAGACGCAACACTTTGGCGCGCGAGTCATAGTGGTCCGTCAAATCCCCGCGGACGCGTTCGATCTGCACATCATGGATGCCCGATTGCTCAAGGATGAAGCGTGCTGCATCCGTAGCGGTGTAACCGTTTTGGCTTTTCACTTGGTTATAGGTATTGAAAGTACGTTTGACGAATCCCGAAGCAATCATGGAAACCACGATACCTAGGATGATCAATATATAGGTGCTATCGAAGAATGGATACAACATGTCTCATCAACCTTTCTTTTATTTACTCTACAGTATAGCATCCGATTGTGAAGAAAGGATGAAGGATGCTTACGTTGGTGTAATTTTATCAAATTCTTTAGATATTGTTGTTGGCAAAACCAGATCCCGGTTGGTCGGAGGAGGTTGTCTGGAGCGATCCTCTACTCCTGTAAGGAATCCGCCCGCCGGAGGACGCGGCTGAACTCCGGCCAACCCTCCGTTCACCGGAGCAGCGCGCTGCTCGTGGGTTTCCCGCAAATCAAAGGCTGCCCCACAACGAGACAGCCACAGTTTTTCTATTGATTTTATTTCCGGTATTTTTGCATGGCTGTGACTAGGCGTTCCATCGCTTCCATCAGCGTTTTCGTTGGAGCACCTAGGCTGATTCTTTCGTATCCGCGACCTTCATCCCCGAAGATGTAGCCTTCATCCAGGAACACTTGCGCCTCCTGCTCCGTGATTTCTTCCAATTGCTTGTGCGACAAACCGAAGGCACTGAAATCCATCCATTGCAGGTAGGTGCCTTCCAGATCGAAGACAGTCACTTCCGGCAGTTCCTTCGCCAGGAAATCCTTTAGCGTTTCGTGATTATGCCAGATCAAAGCTTTGAATTCTTCAAGCCAGTCCTCGGCTGCCGTGTAGGCGATCTCTGTCGCCTTCAAGCCGATAACATTGGTTCCTCCGCCGATGCCGGTCATTTCCATATCCATCTTGAAAGCTGTGTGGAGCTTTGGATTCGAAATGATGACGTTGGAATTGCGCAGGCCCGCGATATTGAAGGACTTGCTGGCGGCGGTTGCCGTGATGCAGATGTCCGCTGCTGCTTCAGAAATGGCTGCCATCGGTGTGAAGACATGACCGGGCATGATCAGATCGTGGTGGATTTCATCCGCCAAAATCACGACATCATTGGCGGCGCAGATATCGACCACTTTCGCCAGTTCCGCTTTGGTCCAGACGCGGCCGACTGGATTATGCGGGTTGCTGAAGAGCATCAGTTTGGTGTTCGGATCTTTGGCTTTATCGGCCAAGCCCTCAAAATCGATTTCGTAACGATCGCCGTTGCGGACCAACGAATTGTTGATGAGCCTGCGTTTCGTGTTCTTGATCGACTTCATGAACGGATAATAGACCGGCCCCATGTAAAGGACGCCATCACCCGGTTCTGTGTATGCCCGGATTGCGGAATAGAACGCCGCGATGATGCCCGGTGTGCAGATGATCCATTCCTTCTTGATTTTCCAATCATGGCGGTTCCCCATCCAATTAATGATTGCCCTGTAATAGTCTTCGGTCGGCAAATCATAGCCCATAACGGCCGTTTCGATATATTCCTGCAGCCCTTTGACGATCTCCGGTGCTGTCTTTATGTCCAAATCCGCTACAGAAAAAGGATAAACATCCTTCCCCACATTCGGATTGCTTCTGTACATGGCTGCCCATTTTTCGGACCCGGTGTTGCTCCGATTGACGGGTGTTTCGAAATCATAATTCATCTACTCATCCTCCAAACATTTGACTTACTTTTCATTCTATCACTCGTTTTGACAATTGCCACCCCTAATCAGATTTTAATCCAAAAAAAATGGAGAACCCGTTTCGGATCCTCCATTATTCTCACGTACATTCAGAGACTTATCTTCAGCTTTTTCTCTTCAGCATTTTGAGGTAACTTTGATAATTTTTGTTGCCGCCGGAAAGGTTGTAGACTTCCTGGAAACCTAAATTGATCAAGACATTCTGAGCGGCATTTCCGGTCACGCCTTTGTTGCAGTAGGTAACTGTCGGGATATCTTTGGAAAGCTCACCGGCGCGTGCACGCAGTTCCCCTAACGGGATGTGGATTGCATTTTGGACGTGACCCTTCTCGAAGTCCTTGGCGGAACGCGTATCGACCACCTGGATAGATTCGCCTTTACGTTGTGTTTCGACCACCTGGGCCGGCGTCATCAGAGGGTTTCCATGCAAGGCGTTATCCAATGCCATGCCTGTATAATGGATAGGATCTTTTGTCGTTGCGAACGGCGGAGCATAAGCCAGATCGAGATGGAACAGATCTACAGCTTTTGCCTTGAAGGTGATGGCCGTGGCAAGGACATCGATCCGTTTGTCCACACCTTGCGTTCCTAAGATTTGCGCACCCAAAACGCGTCCGGAAGCTTTATCAGCCAATGCCTTGATGATCAGTTCCTTGCCGCCAAGGTATTCGGCGTGGTCCGGCTTGATGTTGTAAAGGACTTCCACGGAATAACCGGCTGCCTTCGCCTCTCTTTCGGTCATGCCTGTCTGGCCGACATGCAGATTGAATACGCGGAAAATGCCGGTACCCAGCACCCCGCGGTGTTCCAGATTCCCACCTGTAATCACGTCTCCGGCGATACGTCCCATCTTGTTGGCCGTAGAGCCCAATGGACGGTAAATCGGTTTGCCTGTGATGACCGAGAAACTTTCGGCGACGTCTCCGACCGCATAAACATCCGGGATGTTCGTCTGCATTTTACTGTTGACGGCAACTGCACCCGTCGCTCCGATCGTGACGCCGATTTCCTTCGGCAGTTGGATATTCGGACGCACGCCGGCAGCCAGGATGACGATATCCGTTTCGATGGTGGCGCCTTTTGTAGTCACCACTTTTTTGACGGTCCCCTTACCTTCGATGGTCTTGACCGTATCACCGAGGTGCAAATGCACCCCATTGGCCATCAGCACTTCTTCCACACGAAAAGCCATATCCGCATCCATCGGCGGCATCACTTGATTTTCCAGTTGAACGATGGAGACATCCCAACCTTTATACACGAGTTGTTCGGCCATTTCCAGACCGATGAACCCGGCACCGATGATCAGCGCTTTTTTTGGTTGGTTCGCTTCCGAATAACTTTCAATGTCACGAAGGTCCTGGATGTTACGGACGTGGAAGACATTATCATATTCAGCCTGATCGAAAGGCGGAGGCGTCAGCGGAGCCGCACCTGTCGCGAAAACCAATACATCATAAGCGTCCTCTTTGATTTCGCCGGTCTTAAGATCTTTAACTTGAATCTTTTTGGCGTCATGATCCACTTTCGTCACTTTATGTTCCGTAAAAATGGAGACATCATATCTCTTTTTGAACCATTTCGCATCCCGCGGCGTCAGGCGATCCACTGAATCGACTTCCCCACCGATTTTGTAGGGTATACCGCAGACAGAATAGGAAATGTCCTTCCCTTGGTCATAGACGACTATTTCCGCTTCCTCAGTGTTTCTGCGCGCTTTGGCCGCAACGGAGGTACCCGCCGCTACCGAACCGATTACGATGATTTTCATAATAAATTCTCCTTTTCAGTTAAAGTGGCTTATTTTACCGTTTTTACAGGATTCACTACACTTTTTTCTTTTCC is a window from the Trichococcus shcherbakoviae genome containing:
- a CDS encoding YcjF family protein, encoding MGRGNLDLNVVQEILNKTKEEVENMHPVNILLAGKTGVGKSTLINNVFRERMAETGIGKPVTKHLRRIAREGMPIVLYDTRGLELGHPIQTEVKREIIDAIKKSQKEGADNAIHLVYYCINAHSSRIEESEIAFMEELSGLLPVLVVLTQSIGQPANELKQYIENLNLPIAGVLNVMAEPYAITDELVLPQSGLKELIERTFALLPEETKEAFNNAQQVDIARKAKASRSWATKYIVTTFGVGFTPIPFSDATVLVPMQIGMLAHITAIFGISMDKATITSVIGAVGGTGGATYLGRYIVSNLLKLIPGAGTIVGGVISGATAAVLTTALAMSYIEVLTVVAKGEKDGKYPDLSNIETLMREKMQERLKMGTKDQDVKEVLANLKKKNPLKKWLKK
- a CDS encoding TetR/AcrR family transcriptional regulator; this translates as MNPNKQSQDKRVIATKKNLLHALITLLEEKSIEEVTVRELTGRAKVNRGTFYLHYVDKHDLLEKNIDALILELQDRGKAITKTALSGATETEFRQKTVEAFTDIFSYIKENERFFSVLFNGRSSYSFPLKFNTYLRGRLEDQLRSKKTVIPYEHWITAVSFAYQGMIYSWVTNGMKDSPERMGEYGYYFISQSVVEITRGT
- a CDS encoding zinc metallopeptidase, with protein sequence MLYPFFDSTYILIILGIVVSMIASGFVKRTFNTYNQVKSQNGYTATDAARFILEQSGIHDVQIERVRGDLTDHYDSRAKVLRLSDTTANSTSVAAIGVAAHEVGHAIQDQKNYIPLRLRAGLFPAANFGQMVSMPMIMIGVFAGMNQTFLNLGILFFSFSFLFQVVTLPVEFNASGRALKILSNGGILNAQEVPKARKVLVAAAMTYVAAAFMSFLQLLRLLLLFGGGSNDD
- a CDS encoding MalY/PatB family protein, producing MNYDFETPVNRSNTGSEKWAAMYRSNPNVGKDVYPFSVADLDIKTAPEIVKGLQEYIETAVMGYDLPTEDYYRAIINWMGNRHDWKIKKEWIICTPGIIAAFYSAIRAYTEPGDGVLYMGPVYYPFMKSIKNTKRRLINNSLVRNGDRYEIDFEGLADKAKDPNTKLMLFSNPHNPVGRVWTKAELAKVVDICAANDVVILADEIHHDLIMPGHVFTPMAAISEAAADICITATAASKSFNIAGLRNSNVIISNPKLHTAFKMDMEMTGIGGGTNVIGLKATEIAYTAAEDWLEEFKALIWHNHETLKDFLAKELPEVTVFDLEGTYLQWMDFSAFGLSHKQLEEITEQEAQVFLDEGYIFGDEGRGYERISLGAPTKTLMEAMERLVTAMQKYRK
- a CDS encoding FAD-dependent oxidoreductase, whose product is MKIIVIGSVAAGTSVAAKARRNTEEAEIVVYDQGKDISYSVCGIPYKIGGEVDSVDRLTPRDAKWFKKRYDVSIFTEHKVTKVDHDAKKIQVKDLKTGEIKEDAYDVLVFATGAAPLTPPPFDQAEYDNVFHVRNIQDLRDIESYSEANQPKKALIIGAGFIGLEMAEQLVYKGWDVSIVQLENQVMPPMDADMAFRVEEVLMANGVHLHLGDTVKTIEGKGTVKKVVTTKGATIETDIVILAAGVRPNIQLPKEIGVTIGATGAVAVNSKMQTNIPDVYAVGDVAESFSVITGKPIYRPLGSTANKMGRIAGDVITGGNLEHRGVLGTGIFRVFNLHVGQTGMTEREAKAAGYSVEVLYNIKPDHAEYLGGKELIIKALADKASGRVLGAQILGTQGVDKRIDVLATAITFKAKAVDLFHLDLAYAPPFATTKDPIHYTGMALDNALHGNPLMTPAQVVETQRKGESIQVVDTRSAKDFEKGHVQNAIHIPLGELRARAGELSKDIPTVTYCNKGVTGNAAQNVLINLGFQEVYNLSGGNKNYQSYLKMLKRKS